The uncultured Hyphomonas sp. genome includes a window with the following:
- a CDS encoding NnrU family protein: MTLFILGLVIFFGAHVFSAVRSREPGKDLKQKMGYGPYMGAYTFVSIIGFFLICVGFNETRGMGLVYSPPSWGKHVNFALMPPAFILIVASQLPAGRIKKWAKHPMLVAVKLWAFGHFFATGQLNAFLLFTAFLTFAVFDRIMVKRRGDNGPAPDTPTKLWADIVSVIGGIVLYAAFVMYLHRVLIGVPVVMPG; this comes from the coding sequence ATGACGTTATTCATTCTCGGTCTGGTGATCTTTTTCGGCGCGCACGTGTTTTCGGCCGTGCGCTCACGGGAACCTGGCAAGGATCTCAAGCAGAAGATGGGATACGGGCCCTATATGGGGGCCTACACATTCGTCTCCATCATTGGATTCTTCCTGATCTGCGTCGGCTTCAATGAAACCCGCGGCATGGGCCTCGTCTACTCCCCGCCGAGCTGGGGCAAGCATGTCAATTTCGCCCTGATGCCGCCGGCCTTCATTCTGATCGTGGCCTCACAACTGCCGGCCGGGCGGATCAAGAAATGGGCAAAGCACCCAATGCTGGTGGCCGTGAAGCTCTGGGCCTTCGGGCACTTTTTCGCCACCGGCCAGCTGAACGCCTTCCTCCTGTTTACCGCCTTCCTCACCTTCGCGGTCTTCGACCGGATCATGGTGAAACGGCGCGGCGACAATGGCCCGGCGCCGGATACGCCGACCAAACTCTGGGCCGATATCGTCTCGGTGATCGGCGGGATCGTCCTCTATGCGGCATTTGTCATGTACCTGCACAGGGTCCTGATCGGGGTTCCCGTGGTCATGCCGGGCTAA
- a CDS encoding SDR family NAD(P)-dependent oxidoreductase → MKDLAGKIAFVTGAASGIGLGISTALAQAGVKVMMCDIEKDALDGAISGLKQTNADVDGGIADVSLKDQLQAAADATMERFGRVDILVNNAGVGGGGSYGEWTDAGWEWTIGVNLMSVIWGIEIFGPLIEAHGDGGQIVSTASIAGFLPVTNPPYNVTKFGVVALSEGLRTELEPRGIGVSVLCPGFIRTKILDSARNVPDRFAGARDTTGEGANLDNSEFAEMARQAIAQGIDPLYVGELVREGIEGNWPYIFTDNEFEPAIMERFANVKAGFDRIRGRVPRH, encoded by the coding sequence ATGAAAGACCTGGCAGGCAAGATTGCCTTCGTTACGGGCGCCGCTTCGGGCATAGGCCTCGGTATCTCCACAGCCCTGGCGCAGGCCGGCGTGAAGGTGATGATGTGCGACATCGAGAAAGACGCGCTGGACGGTGCGATCAGTGGACTGAAGCAGACAAATGCCGACGTTGACGGCGGGATCGCGGACGTCTCGCTGAAGGACCAGCTGCAGGCGGCGGCCGACGCCACGATGGAGCGGTTCGGCCGGGTGGACATTCTGGTCAACAATGCCGGCGTCGGCGGTGGCGGCAGTTATGGCGAATGGACGGATGCCGGCTGGGAGTGGACCATCGGGGTGAACCTCATGTCCGTGATCTGGGGCATCGAGATCTTTGGCCCGCTGATCGAAGCGCATGGCGACGGCGGGCAGATCGTCTCGACCGCGTCGATCGCCGGTTTCCTGCCGGTGACGAACCCGCCCTACAATGTCACCAAGTTCGGTGTTGTGGCACTCAGCGAAGGCCTGCGGACAGAGCTGGAGCCGCGCGGCATCGGTGTCTCTGTCCTGTGCCCCGGTTTCATCCGGACAAAGATCCTGGACTCCGCCCGCAATGTGCCGGACAGGTTCGCCGGTGCGCGCGACACAACGGGTGAGGGCGCAAATCTCGACAATTCCGAATTTGCCGAAATGGCGCGCCAGGCCATCGCCCAGGGCATCGACCCGCTCTATGTCGGGGAACTTGTGCGTGAGGGGATTGAGGGCAACTGGCCCTATATCTTCACCGACAATGAGTTCGAGCCAGCCATCATGGAACGCTTCGCCAATGTAAAAGCCGGCTTCGACCGCATCCGCGGCCGTGTTCCGCGCCACTAA
- the panB gene encoding 3-methyl-2-oxobutanoate hydroxymethyltransferase: MSKQTKITRKTVKDIAKAKGNTPLVMLTAYDAPMAELMDPHVDMLLVGDSLGMVVHGLPSTVGVTMEMMILHGQAVMRGSEQAFVVVDMPFGSYETSEDQAFLNAVRIMKETGCQAVKIESGAYAAKQIAHLVERGIPVMGHVGLRPQAINVDGGFRAKGRTETEREIVINEARAADRAGAFAIVIEGVAEDLAAEITAEVSCPTIGIGASAACDGQVLVAQDMLGLFDWAPKFVRRYADLRSETETAVKAYAEDVRSRNFPGKAETYTLRKP, encoded by the coding sequence ATGTCAAAGCAAACCAAGATCACCCGCAAGACCGTCAAGGACATCGCGAAGGCCAAGGGCAACACGCCGCTGGTCATGCTGACAGCCTATGACGCACCGATGGCCGAACTGATGGACCCGCATGTGGACATGCTGCTCGTCGGCGACAGTCTCGGCATGGTCGTCCACGGCCTGCCCTCCACGGTCGGCGTGACGATGGAGATGATGATCCTCCACGGCCAGGCCGTGATGCGCGGGTCGGAGCAGGCTTTCGTTGTCGTCGACATGCCCTTCGGCAGCTACGAAACCAGCGAGGATCAGGCTTTCCTGAACGCCGTGCGGATCATGAAGGAAACCGGCTGCCAGGCGGTGAAGATCGAAAGCGGGGCCTATGCCGCCAAGCAGATCGCCCACCTTGTCGAGCGCGGCATCCCGGTCATGGGCCATGTGGGCCTGCGCCCGCAGGCCATCAATGTCGATGGCGGTTTCCGCGCCAAGGGCCGGACCGAAACCGAACGCGAAATCGTCATCAACGAAGCCCGCGCCGCCGACCGCGCCGGGGCCTTCGCCATCGTGATCGAAGGGGTTGCCGAAGACCTCGCCGCCGAGATTACCGCCGAAGTCAGCTGCCCCACGATCGGCATCGGCGCTTCGGCCGCCTGCGACGGGCAGGTGCTCGTTGCGCAGGACATGCTGGGCCTGTTCGACTGGGCGCCGAAATTCGTGCGCCGCTACGCGGATCTGCGCTCGGAGACCGAAACCGCCGTGAAGGCCTATGCCGAAGACGTCCGGAGCCGTAATTTCCCCGGAAAAGCCGAAACCTACACCCTGCGAAAACCTTGA
- a CDS encoding pentapeptide repeat-containing protein — translation MAISQEWWDDWWEQDYSWDGLAKKRWWGWVVPEDGVPVPEADGVEGRQATLQDYWRRAGLAEDVDRPEFRCPQTKRRFTRVHLPLLFRDGSQTLKGAEDAAFSAGLNDILKAELAKPIVETRSVFFGLIKDPDNRLQWEGAVLPDLNLDRLSTQTRSKDGRIPISLQAMNAAFLGEARFDRAAFSGYAWFYRAAFSGDASFNSAAFSGDASFDSAAFSGDAGFDSAAFSRDARFNSAAFSGDASFYSAAFLGDASFYSAAFSGDAIFKSAVFSGDASFYSAAFSGDARFDSAAFSGDAIFNSAAFSRYAIFNSAAFSGDASFYSAAFSEDASFYSAAFSGHARFKSAAFSGDAWFNSAAFLSKADFSGEGRSLTSERVDQSIALLSQSHDKGVALEGHMRGEPAPLSITRRSVRRFIAQGAVFLGPADFSNRDILDGPDTDQSDFHGAHFFHLFKLHSSVLHRGINFGKTRVEFALERGKTHESCLPVTETLTAGLAALKRAVPRKPQPPWEDAPEEKKQQYVRDVSKWSALYEGGLEAFQEWRRSEAQAFAEGPVKNRIDYFRALEDCYRTLKQFNEDRRDRPEEGRFFRLELIARRRRRRPEYSLQQLLAFWQEKEGIPIWERVLSHIYGGASNYGNSVVLPIVWLIGGVFVFALAYMLMGDWFLDRPSWKHFGEALSFSFGQVLPFGPWDTPDPCTAIGQMLDPLTGPAQAACEQHLGDGFELRAYRDGTPIGLRLLASFQSLTAIILVFLSGLAVRRRFQIN, via the coding sequence ATGGCAATATCCCAGGAATGGTGGGACGACTGGTGGGAACAGGATTATTCCTGGGACGGTCTGGCGAAGAAGCGTTGGTGGGGCTGGGTCGTGCCGGAGGATGGCGTGCCGGTTCCCGAAGCAGATGGCGTAGAGGGCCGTCAGGCGACGTTGCAGGATTACTGGCGCCGGGCGGGGTTGGCCGAGGATGTGGACCGGCCTGAATTTCGGTGCCCGCAGACAAAGCGCCGCTTCACGCGCGTTCACTTGCCGCTGCTATTCCGGGACGGCAGCCAGACGCTGAAAGGCGCGGAGGACGCAGCGTTCAGCGCCGGACTGAATGACATCCTCAAGGCCGAACTGGCCAAGCCGATTGTGGAGACTCGGTCCGTTTTTTTTGGGCTTATAAAAGACCCCGATAATCGGCTCCAATGGGAAGGCGCCGTTCTGCCTGATCTCAACCTGGATCGCCTGTCCACTCAAACCCGGTCAAAGGATGGCCGGATTCCAATATCGCTGCAGGCCATGAATGCAGCTTTCTTGGGAGAGGCCCGCTTCGACCGCGCCGCCTTCTCGGGATACGCTTGGTTCTACCGCGCCGCCTTCTCGGGAGATGCCAGCTTCAACAGCGCCGCCTTCTCGGGAGATGCCAGCTTCGACAGCGCCGCCTTCTCGGGAGACGCCGGCTTCGACAGCGCGGCCTTCTCGAGAGATGCCCGCTTCAACAGCGCCGCCTTCTCGGGAGATGCCAGCTTCTACAGCGCCGCCTTCTTGGGAGACGCCAGCTTCTACAGCGCCGCCTTCTCGGGAGATGCCATCTTCAAAAGCGCTGTCTTCTCGGGAGATGCCAGCTTCTACAGCGCCGCCTTCTCGGGAGATGCCCGCTTCGACAGCGCGGCCTTCTCGGGAGACGCCATCTTCAACAGCGCTGCCTTCTCGAGATACGCCATCTTCAACAGCGCCGCCTTCTCGGGAGATGCCAGCTTCTACAGCGCCGCCTTCTCGGAAGACGCCAGCTTCTACAGTGCCGCCTTCTCGGGACACGCCCGATTCAAAAGCGCTGCCTTCTCGGGAGACGCTTGGTTCAACAGCGCTGCCTTTCTAAGTAAAGCCGATTTCAGCGGGGAAGGACGTAGCCTGACCAGCGAGCGTGTGGACCAGTCCATCGCGCTGCTATCCCAATCCCATGATAAGGGGGTGGCTTTGGAGGGCCATATGAGAGGCGAGCCTGCCCCCCTCTCTATCACGCGGCGTTCCGTCCGGCGCTTCATCGCCCAGGGGGCCGTGTTCCTTGGCCCGGCCGATTTTTCCAATCGGGATATCTTGGATGGACCTGACACGGACCAATCTGATTTTCATGGCGCGCATTTTTTTCACCTGTTCAAACTGCATAGTAGTGTGCTGCATCGCGGCATCAACTTTGGGAAAACCCGTGTGGAGTTCGCTCTGGAGCGGGGGAAGACGCATGAGTCCTGTCTGCCGGTAACAGAGACGTTGACAGCAGGATTGGCGGCTTTGAAGCGGGCTGTTCCAAGAAAACCGCAACCACCCTGGGAAGATGCACCTGAGGAAAAAAAGCAGCAGTACGTGCGAGACGTCTCAAAATGGTCGGCGCTTTATGAAGGCGGTCTTGAGGCATTTCAGGAATGGCGGCGGAGCGAGGCGCAGGCATTTGCAGAAGGTCCGGTCAAAAACCGGATCGACTATTTCCGCGCTCTGGAAGACTGCTATCGTACCCTGAAGCAGTTCAATGAAGACAGGCGGGACAGGCCGGAAGAGGGCCGCTTCTTCCGGTTGGAGCTTATCGCCCGGCGCAGGCGCCGCCGGCCAGAATATTCATTGCAGCAATTACTGGCCTTCTGGCAGGAGAAAGAGGGCATTCCGATCTGGGAACGGGTTCTATCTCACATCTATGGCGGGGCATCCAATTATGGAAACTCAGTCGTGTTGCCGATTGTCTGGCTGATCGGTGGGGTGTTTGTGTTTGCGCTGGCTTACATGCTGATGGGCGATTGGTTTCTGGATCGGCCCAGCTGGAAACACTTTGGTGAAGCGCTGAGCTTTTCTTTCGGACAGGTCCTGCCGTTCGGGCCGTGGGATACGCCTGATCCGTGCACGGCCATCGGCCAGATGCTGGACCCGCTGACCGGCCCGGCACAGGCAGCCTGCGAGCAGCATCTGGGCGATGGGTTCGAGCTTCGTGCCTATCGAGATGGCACGCCCATCGGCCTGCGCCTGCTCGCAAGCTTTCAGTCGCTGACTGCGATCATTCTGGTCTTCCTGTCCGGCCTTGCGGTCCGGCGGCGGTTCCAGATCAACTAG
- a CDS encoding DUF3297 family protein translates to MLAETFPCLPPLAVGAARAKTAAMTDQLPDRLCVDPDSPFHDPELLQKEIGVRFNGTEKTNVEEYCISEGWIKVAAGKALDRKGKPLTLKLKGQVEVWIKDGTEG, encoded by the coding sequence ATGCTGGCGGAAACCTTTCCCTGCCTGCCCCCTCTTGCCGTGGGCGCGGCCCGCGCTAAAACCGCTGCCATGACTGACCAGCTTCCCGACCGCCTCTGCGTCGACCCCGACAGCCCGTTCCACGATCCGGAGCTCCTCCAGAAGGAGATCGGCGTGCGTTTCAACGGCACGGAAAAAACCAATGTCGAGGAGTACTGCATCTCCGAAGGCTGGATCAAAGTCGCCGCCGGCAAGGCGCTCGACCGCAAGGGCAAGCCGCTGACCCTCAAGCTGAAAGGCCAGGTCGAAGTCTGGATCAAGGACGGCACCGAGGGCTGA
- a CDS encoding sulfotransferase → MTLKAISAGYGRTGTMSLKLALEQLGLGPCHHMIEVIGNGEKQVPLWNDALAGEPDFDAIYRGYTSAVDWPSAAFWKELADYYPDAKIILSSRSAESWYSSISETILATVWAPETWPPQATEWFTMVSKVLERSFGSAKTKDELIANFLAHEAEVKAAIPADRLLVHSAKDGWEPLCAFLGVPVPDGDYPRTNSKEEFFQHMTKADDM, encoded by the coding sequence ATGACACTCAAGGCAATCAGCGCCGGCTATGGCCGTACCGGGACGATGTCCCTCAAACTCGCGCTGGAACAGCTGGGCCTTGGGCCCTGCCATCACATGATCGAAGTGATCGGGAATGGTGAGAAACAGGTTCCACTGTGGAATGACGCGCTGGCCGGCGAGCCGGACTTCGACGCCATCTATCGGGGCTACACCTCCGCCGTAGACTGGCCGTCTGCGGCCTTCTGGAAGGAGCTGGCGGATTATTATCCGGACGCGAAGATCATCCTCTCCTCCCGCTCTGCCGAGAGCTGGTACAGCAGCATTTCCGAAACGATCCTCGCCACCGTCTGGGCGCCGGAAACCTGGCCGCCGCAGGCAACCGAATGGTTCACGATGGTCTCCAAAGTGCTGGAGCGCAGCTTCGGCTCCGCAAAGACAAAGGACGAGCTGATCGCCAACTTCCTCGCGCACGAAGCGGAGGTGAAAGCGGCCATCCCGGCGGATCGCTTGCTGGTGCATTCGGCCAAGGATGGCTGGGAGCCTCTCTGCGCCTTCCTCGGCGTGCCTGTGCCGGACGGCGACTATCCCCGCACCAACAGCAAGGAAGAATTCTTCCAGCACATGACCAAAGCCGACGATATGTAG
- a CDS encoding acyl-CoA dehydrogenase family protein, with product MYQIAPMSEDQEAIKAAVEKTLEPFDDEYWGKVDETGNWPEEFCDAMAAGGWLGIAFPEEYGGAGLGLTEAALMMQTVTRTGAGFSAASAIHLNIFGPKPLEKFGNPELKQENLPKIISGEEKMCFAVTEPNSGLDTSSLETKAERTNNGYVINGRKIWTTGAQRADKILIIARTTPKDQCSKPHLGLSLFYTDLNRDRIEANPIPKMGRKAVECNTLFIDNLEVPKEHLIGEEGAGFKYLLQGLNPERVLFAVESIGLGFAALERAARYANERVVFGRPIGQNQGIQHPLAKSWAELSAAELLAYKAAGLYDKGEECGAEANASKYLGTEAGFTACETAVLTHGGMGYAKEYHVERMMREAMLARIAPVSREMILNFIAERVLGLPKSY from the coding sequence ATGTACCAGATCGCCCCGATGAGTGAAGATCAGGAAGCCATCAAGGCCGCCGTCGAGAAGACGCTGGAGCCGTTCGATGACGAGTATTGGGGCAAGGTGGACGAGACCGGCAACTGGCCGGAGGAATTCTGCGATGCCATGGCCGCCGGCGGCTGGCTGGGCATTGCCTTCCCGGAAGAATATGGCGGCGCAGGCCTCGGCCTCACCGAAGCGGCGCTGATGATGCAGACGGTGACGCGCACGGGCGCGGGCTTTTCCGCCGCCTCCGCCATCCACCTCAACATCTTCGGGCCAAAGCCGCTGGAGAAGTTCGGCAACCCCGAACTGAAGCAAGAGAACCTGCCGAAGATCATCTCCGGCGAAGAGAAGATGTGCTTTGCCGTGACCGAGCCGAATTCCGGCCTCGACACGTCCAGCCTGGAAACCAAGGCCGAGCGCACCAACAATGGCTATGTCATCAATGGCCGCAAGATCTGGACGACGGGCGCCCAGCGCGCCGACAAGATCCTGATCATCGCGCGCACCACGCCGAAGGACCAGTGTTCCAAGCCGCACCTTGGCCTTTCGCTCTTCTACACCGATCTCAACCGCGACCGGATCGAGGCGAACCCGATCCCGAAAATGGGCCGCAAGGCGGTGGAGTGCAACACGCTCTTCATCGACAATCTGGAAGTGCCGAAGGAACACCTGATCGGCGAAGAAGGCGCGGGCTTCAAATATCTGCTGCAGGGCCTGAATCCGGAGCGTGTGCTGTTCGCCGTGGAATCGATCGGCCTCGGTTTTGCTGCGCTGGAGCGCGCCGCGCGCTATGCCAATGAGCGCGTCGTGTTCGGACGGCCCATCGGCCAGAACCAGGGCATCCAGCACCCGCTGGCGAAATCATGGGCGGAGCTCTCCGCCGCTGAACTGCTCGCCTACAAGGCCGCCGGCCTCTACGACAAGGGCGAGGAGTGCGGCGCCGAAGCCAACGCCTCGAAATACCTTGGCACCGAAGCCGGCTTCACCGCCTGCGAGACCGCCGTGCTCACCCATGGCGGCATGGGCTATGCGAAAGAGTACCATGTCGAGCGCATGATGCGCGAAGCCATGCTCGCCCGCATCGCCCCCGTCAGCCGCGAGATGATCCTCAACTTCATCGCCGAACGCGTGCTGGGCCTGCCGAAGAGCTACTAG
- a CDS encoding PQQ-binding-like beta-propeller repeat protein — MTLTRKYLLAGAALGILGLTACSSLPSFGSSKAKELAEAEKAGRITMVLSDDKIEANPELATQTITLPPAQTLESWTQAGANAEKVVGHIKAAETLTIAWRNGVGKGSGKKSALSTPPVASKTAIYTLDADQQVVATDISSGRTLWRKKLKGLSKRDKAALGGGLAVDGDKLIVASGFGYVTALDANTGEELWKNPMNAPMTGAPTIRDGRIFVESNNNEIFALAMNDGEVEWSDQAISETARVLGSPSPAAVEDFVIAPYSSGEVIAYLASNGRRLWTDAISQAGRFTPISEINDIGSRPVLAGGLVFASSQSGITIAIDGRSGQRVWSKQIGSVQAPAVTGEQMFVIGTDGQLACLNTTSGEVYWVVQLQQFEKEKKKKKRISYSGPVVASDRVLVVSSTGKLLAFSPQTGEEVGSLKLGDRVYLEPIAAQDKLFILTDDAKLIAIK, encoded by the coding sequence ATGACCCTAACCCGCAAGTATCTGCTGGCCGGCGCCGCCCTTGGCATTCTGGGCCTGACCGCCTGTTCGAGCCTCCCAAGCTTCGGTAGCAGCAAGGCCAAGGAACTGGCTGAGGCCGAAAAGGCCGGGCGGATCACGATGGTCCTGTCCGACGACAAGATCGAGGCGAACCCGGAACTGGCCACCCAAACGATCACCCTGCCCCCGGCACAGACGCTGGAAAGCTGGACACAGGCCGGCGCGAATGCCGAGAAAGTTGTTGGCCATATCAAGGCAGCTGAAACGCTGACGATCGCCTGGCGCAATGGTGTCGGCAAGGGGTCCGGCAAGAAGTCGGCGCTCTCCACGCCGCCGGTCGCCAGCAAGACCGCAATCTACACGCTCGACGCCGACCAGCAGGTTGTCGCGACAGATATTTCCAGCGGCCGCACGCTGTGGCGCAAGAAGCTGAAAGGCCTGTCCAAACGGGATAAAGCAGCGCTCGGCGGTGGACTGGCGGTCGATGGCGACAAACTGATCGTCGCCTCCGGCTTCGGCTATGTGACTGCGCTCGATGCCAATACCGGCGAAGAACTCTGGAAAAACCCGATGAACGCGCCAATGACCGGCGCACCGACCATCAGGGATGGCCGGATCTTCGTCGAGTCGAACAATAACGAGATCTTCGCGCTGGCGATGAACGACGGCGAAGTCGAATGGTCCGACCAGGCGATTTCCGAAACGGCGCGGGTGCTCGGGAGCCCGAGCCCGGCTGCTGTGGAAGACTTCGTCATCGCGCCTTACTCCTCCGGTGAGGTGATTGCCTATCTTGCCTCCAATGGCCGCCGCCTCTGGACTGACGCGATTTCCCAGGCTGGCCGGTTCACACCGATCTCCGAGATCAATGACATTGGCTCACGTCCGGTCCTCGCCGGTGGGCTCGTTTTCGCATCCAGCCAGTCGGGCATCACGATCGCCATCGACGGACGCAGCGGCCAGCGTGTCTGGTCCAAGCAGATCGGTTCCGTCCAGGCCCCGGCCGTGACCGGCGAGCAGATGTTCGTGATCGGAACGGATGGCCAGCTGGCCTGTCTCAACACAACTTCCGGCGAAGTCTACTGGGTCGTCCAGCTGCAGCAGTTCGAGAAGGAAAAGAAAAAGAAAAAGCGCATCTCCTATTCAGGCCCGGTGGTTGCCTCCGACCGGGTGCTGGTGGTCTCGTCCACCGGCAAGCTGCTCGCCTTCTCTCCCCAGACCGGAGAGGAAGTCGGCTCTTTGAAGCTGGGAGACCGCGTCTACCTCGAACCCATCGCCGCGCAGGATAAGCTCTTTATCCTGACAGATGATGCCAAACTGATCGCAATCAAGTAA
- a CDS encoding EAL domain-containing protein, producing MLKRTNINTYRKMLQNARTPEDAVLMEQLRAISQNIPSLYLMLTVAVISLGFTFLGEAPAVLTLGMPVLFIILSIVRLSFWKFGDNRLLEPEEARTKLFQIEFLTTGLFLILGAWVWSLLPYADTQERLYLSFFTAFTGASSTICGISRPRLVGVCLFMTLGVFCLLFYNWYERFYLYATVQLAVTYLVFFMASRTYKLRLAQSVVLLNRLNAENRRSTELADTNQSMALTDMLTGLPNRRQFFQDVDEAYDRSRDKELPVVGLIDLDGFKPINDVFGHTAGDAVLVETAKRLKRILGNKASVARLGGDEFAYILPKTVSQKEAKRIAQQIVNAMNEPVRLPTRDTSRVSASVGYSSREFPVRSARDLMEQADFALFRAKEHKVGQAIEFSARHAESQIREAVVHQALKKADLDKELHLVFQPIVNSTDGEITRCEALARWDSPELGSVPPTEFVGIAEKMGMTQQLTRVVVRRALECLHNCPELPSLSVNLSAQDIISRETSDALVSMILTEPEHVRHRLVLEVTESSLLNDMEEARYNLMKFRFLGLKIALDDFGTGYSSLRYLQDLEFDIVKIDRSFGAAINTAARGLGLVATIQHLCRSLAIECIIEGIETREQLETARSAGCRLIQGYLYSRPLSASDLQAYLTGEKSFPTYRQLLEDGTRDVA from the coding sequence ATGCTCAAGAGAACCAACATCAATACCTACCGGAAGATGCTGCAAAACGCACGCACGCCGGAAGACGCTGTGCTGATGGAGCAGTTGCGGGCCATCTCGCAGAATATTCCGTCGCTTTACCTGATGCTGACGGTCGCGGTCATTTCCCTCGGTTTCACCTTCCTGGGTGAGGCGCCGGCAGTCTTGACCCTGGGTATGCCGGTTCTGTTTATCATACTGAGCATTGTCCGGCTCAGCTTCTGGAAATTTGGCGACAACCGGCTGCTTGAGCCGGAGGAAGCCCGCACAAAGCTGTTTCAGATTGAATTTCTGACAACGGGGCTGTTCCTGATCCTCGGTGCGTGGGTCTGGAGTCTGCTGCCCTATGCCGACACGCAAGAGCGGCTTTATCTCTCTTTCTTTACCGCCTTTACTGGCGCTTCCTCGACCATCTGCGGGATCTCACGGCCACGGTTGGTCGGTGTCTGTCTGTTCATGACGCTCGGCGTGTTCTGCCTGCTCTTCTATAACTGGTATGAGCGATTTTATCTGTATGCGACCGTACAGCTTGCGGTGACCTATCTGGTCTTTTTCATGGCGTCGCGGACCTACAAGTTGCGGCTGGCGCAATCTGTCGTGCTGCTGAACCGGCTCAATGCTGAAAACCGGCGCTCGACGGAACTTGCCGATACAAACCAGTCCATGGCCCTGACAGACATGCTGACCGGGTTACCGAACCGCCGGCAGTTCTTCCAGGATGTCGACGAAGCCTATGATCGGTCCAGAGACAAAGAATTGCCGGTTGTCGGCCTGATCGACCTCGATGGTTTCAAGCCAATCAATGATGTGTTCGGGCACACGGCCGGGGATGCGGTTCTGGTTGAAACAGCCAAACGCCTGAAACGAATTCTGGGCAACAAGGCGAGCGTGGCCCGGCTGGGTGGGGATGAGTTTGCCTATATCCTGCCCAAGACGGTTAGCCAGAAAGAGGCCAAGCGGATCGCGCAGCAGATCGTCAATGCGATGAACGAGCCTGTGCGGCTGCCCACCAGGGATACAAGCCGGGTTTCCGCCTCGGTTGGATACTCCTCGCGCGAGTTTCCCGTGAGATCAGCACGCGACCTGATGGAGCAGGCAGATTTCGCGCTGTTTCGCGCAAAGGAGCACAAGGTCGGGCAGGCGATCGAGTTTTCCGCCCGTCATGCCGAATCCCAGATACGGGAGGCAGTCGTCCATCAGGCGCTGAAGAAGGCAGATCTCGACAAGGAACTGCACCTGGTGTTCCAGCCGATCGTCAATTCGACCGACGGCGAGATCACCCGTTGTGAGGCGCTGGCCCGCTGGGACAGCCCGGAGCTCGGCTCTGTTCCGCCGACGGAGTTCGTGGGGATTGCCGAGAAGATGGGGATGACCCAGCAGCTGACCCGTGTTGTGGTACGCAGGGCGCTGGAATGCCTGCATAACTGCCCGGAACTGCCGTCGCTGTCGGTGAACCTGTCGGCACAGGATATTATCAGCCGGGAAACGAGCGATGCACTGGTGTCGATGATCCTCACCGAGCCGGAGCATGTGCGCCACCGTCTGGTGCTTGAAGTCACAGAGTCCTCGCTGCTGAACGATATGGAAGAGGCGCGCTACAATCTCATGAAGTTCCGCTTCCTGGGGCTGAAGATTGCGCTCGACGATTTCGGCACCGGCTATTCCTCGCTGCGCTACCTGCAGGATCTGGAATTCGACATTGTGAAGATCGACCGCAGCTTTGGCGCGGCCATCAATACGGCCGCCCGTGGCCTCGGCCTGGTGGCGACCATCCAGCATTTGTGCCGGTCGCTCGCCATCGAGTGTATTATCGAAGGGATCGAAACGCGCGAACAGCTTGAAACCGCGCGCAGTGCCGGTTGCCGTCTGATCCAGGGCTATCTCTATTCCCGGCCATTGAGCGCCAGCGATCTGCAGGCCTATCTGACCGGCGAGAAAAGCTTCCCGACCTATCGCCAGCTGCTGGAAGACGGCACCCGCGACGTTGCCTGA